Part of the Stigmatopora argus isolate UIUO_Sarg chromosome 3, RoL_Sarg_1.0, whole genome shotgun sequence genome, TATTGGTTAAGTGATATTATTGTTACTGCTTATGTTTGTCCAGATAATGAAATTGTGTAATAAACAAACTGCAAGTTCCCCCATTGCCACGATTTTACAATTTTTGGAATTAGGCCTGCTTGTACCTCCTtactcattgggtgccatttTCTTGCTCATCTCCATCTTCCCTTCTTCCACTCTGAAGATTGACTGGAATCAAAAGTTCTTTGAAACCTGCCACATTCCTTCACAGAAAATATCGGAGGAGATTCCTCAATCATAATGCACCATTAAtctcttcattcattttacctCTTTCTTCTGGACTGCATGATAAACGAACGTTCCCGTCGGAGCTGCTCCAGTTGCTCTCTGACCGACGTCTTGTCTTCCTGGGGGACAGCGAATGAATTTGTCGATCGGCAACGTACCGCCGCTATGCATCTTTCCCAACGTGGGCAAATTTACTTGCGCTCGGTCTTTGCTGAGGCGTCTCATCCTGTCTCTGTGCTCTGGCCCGAATAAATCCTCGTTGGCCTTCTTGCTCCGAATGATGGACAGACGTTCTTGAACCTGAACGAAAAGAGAATGGTGTTGGCCTCCGTCACCCacccttccttcctttttttaccCTGAGCTGTTGTCTCTCTCGGTCCCAGCGCTGCCTCCTCTCCACCCGACGGTGAACGTCCACCAGCTTCCGCATGGTCTGCTCTCTCTCAATTGCAGACAGCGGTTCTCCGTACTCCGTGCCCGCCTTCTTCCCCCTTGCTCTGCAACGGGTCTTCAaggaagcaaaacaacggcaagAGAGAAGGGCTTTACGCTCCCACTCAATTGAAATGATGGCTATGCTTGTCCATACATACTGTAGACACGGCATGGGGTCCAAGGTCAGTAAGCACATCCTGGTCACTTGTCTTCGTTTCCACAGAGTCAGCCAAGGCTTGCTGTGGACACGCCAGGTCTGTGTGCAGGATGTTGGCTTTTTCCGCTTCCCCCTCCAAAAAGGAACAGACTTTAAACTAAGTAGCAGGTATTTTAACTCAATAGGTTGTGgggattttttgttaaagaaaataaattcttgctatacatggtatttaaaaaaaaaaaatgaaaacattcattcatcttccacaaCGCCCAtcttcgaaagggttgcaggggttgctggagcctaacccagctgtgttcaggcaaaagacagactacaccaggggtcgggaacccttttgacagagagagccataaacaattaatattttctaatgttatttcttgagagccattctcggaattgaaaagtaaaaatatatgaaagttttttttttttttttttgtcatttcatcacttttaacgtacaaaaagtctctgatttcttttgacaacattgttatgtggtggcttacaaaatcagtatcaatgatctcatgcatgcagaagagtaataaaaaacaaaattaggattaaaataggggtacaggtagtgtcgacaccgcagtgatgctcttgttagtgcgttcgggactaagctctctcaccaatgatttccatattttacctgacaggttagtggagagccgtatgtacccatggaaagagccacatatggttccctacccctggactacaccctagactggtcaccagtcagccgtagggcacacagagagacaaatgaccaatcataccaccaccagcaggaattgagcccatgcctccctgcaccgaagtcaggcaaacGAACAATTGCTTTACGTCATTTTTAcagggaaaaaatggaaaattagccttttataaatgaaaaagtcttattttgcatattatagtcttttttttaccaagaaaaaaagccttactatacacggtcATGGTCAAATTAAAGTCTTATGTTACTATACTGGTCTTTttgtaaatgtcattttttttaaatgaataaaaccaaTTATTTAGCCACACCTAGATCCCTCACCTTTGAGTCTTTGCGTTGAACTACGCTGGTTTCGCCTGTCCGCAATTGGACATTAACCTCATTGGCCGCCTCCCCCCTGGTGACCTCCAGTTGGTTGCTCCAAGCGAGAGAGATCAGCGAGTCCTGTTCTTCCCACCCAGGCCGCTTCTTCTCGTCGTCCGCTTTGGCGACCTCTCCATCGACGCCGGTCATTTCATCTGGAGCACACAAGACCTCCAGACAGGGCAGACCCCCCAGTGTCACACCACAGCCTGATCAGAAACAAAACGGCCTCATTCAAAATCTTGCCGGTGCCACCAAGAACGGCTCGTGTCGGGGTCACCTGCGCAAACACCCCGTTTGTCTGGAAGACCTCCAGTTCGGACTCCTCGGAGCGGCGCGGCGGTCGAAGATTGGCGCAATCCGACGGCAAGGTTCTCCACCGGTGCGGGTTGGGCATAAGTGGACTGCTGCGCGACCGGCGACTGGCTGCCggaatcagactttgaatttGTAGAAGCGCCATCGGGATCGAGGACTCGGATCAGGTGGGTGTTTAGCTTCAGTTTCTGCCATTTGGATTGGTATTCTCGTTTCAGCGCTGGGAGATGCTCCTCCTAAAACCGAATCCGATACCTCGGTCAAATTGCCGTCATCGGATCGGACGACATCCTCGCTCCGTTACCTCGTCCGCCGACAGTGCCGATAGAACGGAAGACCTTTCCCCGTCCTGGAATTCCAGGAGATGCACCACGAGGGCAGAGACGGCTCTTTCCAGCTGGGCCTGCGACCACTCCGTCGGGGGTCCGCTCGTGTTACGCCGGGTTTGATTCTCACACATTTGTCGCAGCTTCTTTATGCAACCTCATCGGGAAAACAATGTTTCAAGCAAAATGAGTTGAGAAGAATGAAATGAGCTTAATGGCTAGCCTAAGCGAAGTGATACGTAAGATTGCAAATCACGTTTTATAAAACATGTACATTTGAATACTATTAACTGAAGGTATTACGATTGGGAATACATCACTTGTTTTTGAAGCAGCTGCCGTTGTTTGTGTTTGTACTTCCTCCAGAGTCACTTCACGTAACAGACGCATCAGTTGATTTCTCTCCTGTAGCTGAGTCAGCAACAATAATTGGAATATTGCCTGCAGCCGGAATCAAAGAATAACATTTTGGGTGGTCCCAGGATTGGAGGACATTCAAATTTGAAGTAATCCACATTATAAGCTTCATTCTTTTGAGTAAGTTTTGCTGCCTTGaaactaatttttttaaaggagtaaagagtacttaaaaatatatattacctGAATGATCTGCTGGAACTAACATTAgcatacgtttttttttgtctcaaaagAACACATTCATCAAATTTTATCtttggacttcctgtgtgcggctccagttttttacctaggtctacaatgtcgtgtgtcttatgtctgtcttgctactgcaaccaagaaatttcccgaatacgggataaaatacaattctaatgtaatctaatctaatctaaaacctCGGCTGGGTCACTTTTGGACCATATTTTGCATCAAAGGCATCAAAGACATTTCTGGAATAACCCTCACATTAGCCCAAAATTGAAAACACTCGAAATGATTAGGGATTACCTGCCGTGCTGATAGTGAGTCGAGCTCTCCGATTTGTTCTTGCGCCTCGTCTTCACCGTTTAGCAACGCGGCCGCCAACTCTTCTCGGCACGGACTCGGAACGTGTGGCCTttccaaaaaaacagaaaaaaattggacgCCGTTGTCA contains:
- the LOC144070868 gene encoding uncharacterized protein LOC144070868 isoform X2 — its product is MEAAFRKFPGGDNEWSCVGERILDFLLEMKKTKEEKGKFCWEIKQLNAGCQGNDVPAVPEAAVRKCSHQSAKKKTEAEVAMRRLLKAARQSWARLMTEGVQNLVGSPGTVPRQGVRIESWGHVTPSDVLLLNQAKYEAVARSLFADMLRDHHGAHVWETLRPLQRHSETLWLEELAEDALASDDMVALADLPGAFFVYRKECFSAVSLLYKLNACRQQEMEDLSALVERLDKKNLRLTCLHIQSAMLAAERETLVYNAYLAVRQSWDAWPHVPSPCREELAAALLNGEDEAQEQIGELDSLSARQAIFQLLLLTQLQERNQLMRLLREVTLEEVQTQTTAAASKTSCIKKLRQMCENQTRRNTSGPPTEWSQAQLERAVSALVVHLLEFQDGERSSVLSALSADEEEHLPALKREYQSKWQKLKLNTHLIRVLDPDGASTNSKSDSGSQSPVAQQSTYAQPAPVENLAVGLRQSSTAAPLRGVRTGGLPDKRGVCAGCGVTLGGLPCLEVLCAPDEMTGVDGEVAKADDEKKRPGWEEQDSLISLAWSNQLEVTRGEAANEVNVQLRTGETSVVQRKDSKGEAEKANILHTDLACPQQALADSVETKTSDQDVLTDLGPHAVSTTRCRARGKKAGTEYGEPLSAIEREQTMRKLVDVHRRVERRQRWDRERQQLRVQERLSIIRSKKANEDLFGPEHRDRMRRLSKDRAQEDKTSVREQLEQLRRERSFIMQSRRKRNVAGFKELLIPVNLQSGRREDGDEQENGTQ
- the LOC144070868 gene encoding uncharacterized protein LOC144070868 isoform X1, with protein sequence MEAAFRKFPGGDNEWSCVGERILDFLLEMKKTKEEKGKFCWEIKQLNAGCQGNDVPAVPEAAVRKCSHQSAKKKTEAEVAMRRLLKAARQSWARLMTEGVQNLVGSPGTVPRQGVRIESWGHVTPSDVLLLNQAKYEAVARSLFADMLRDHHVHGVVGAHVWETLRPLQRHSETLWLEELAEDALASDDMVALADLPGAFFVYRKECFSAVSLLYKLNACRQQEMEDLSALVERLDKKNLRLTCLHIQSAMLAAERETLVYNAYLAVRQSWDAWPHVPSPCREELAAALLNGEDEAQEQIGELDSLSARQAIFQLLLLTQLQERNQLMRLLREVTLEEVQTQTTAAASKTSCIKKLRQMCENQTRRNTSGPPTEWSQAQLERAVSALVVHLLEFQDGERSSVLSALSADEEEHLPALKREYQSKWQKLKLNTHLIRVLDPDGASTNSKSDSGSQSPVAQQSTYAQPAPVENLAVGLRQSSTAAPLRGVRTGGLPDKRGVCAGCGVTLGGLPCLEVLCAPDEMTGVDGEVAKADDEKKRPGWEEQDSLISLAWSNQLEVTRGEAANEVNVQLRTGETSVVQRKDSKGEAEKANILHTDLACPQQALADSVETKTSDQDVLTDLGPHAVSTTRCRARGKKAGTEYGEPLSAIEREQTMRKLVDVHRRVERRQRWDRERQQLRVQERLSIIRSKKANEDLFGPEHRDRMRRLSKDRAQEDKTSVREQLEQLRRERSFIMQSRRKRNVAGFKELLIPVNLQSGRREDGDEQENGTQ